From Prosthecobacter sp., the proteins below share one genomic window:
- a CDS encoding PA14 domain-containing protein yields MILYFLKWLRLLVPAILLTGTSFAQYGIPSRPSFTAFNNGALPTNAPTFSGNWSVTPAFPNVTLYNALGVCELPGQASNQRRLVAWEREGKIYSFPKDAAATNAQKVLMLDISNQCQGWDDSGLMNIAFHPNFGSEPSNNRYVFLYYTWVTPGTVTGSPTTRPNTFKPCRDRLARFTVNVDGTIDPASETILIDQVAGSVWHNGSGLFFHPDNGFLYLTNGDDAQSTLNTQRIDRGLFSGVLRIDVDQRGGAISKPITRTPQPAGTVTQNYYIPLDNPFVGQANALEEFFCIGLRSPHRMTIDPVSKRIFIGDVGLGNWEEIDVIEPNESALNFQWDKIEGLQGDLTQPYIGTNKRPIIHYSHAEGGAVIGGNVYRGSEFASDLGGKYIFADNVSGSIWYLDESTMPPGKVGLTTFPNGVGPVSGGNYVGVSSFGVDADGELYMTQMSSDVNSGRIYKLQRTGAPPPSLPQTLSATGLLSPASFGNNNPLQPVTGYNEFKTVNPLWSDRAYKYRWFGIPTGQTINFTPAGEWSFPEGSVFIKHFDLPTNDNDPAVAQRLETRVLVRDNAGYVYGMTYKWRPDNSDADLITSGITEDIPIIGSVDLGTLSSTDIGSPGVAGSTTPFNGGYAVSGGGADIFGVSDQFRFVHSQKTGDFDIATRMESLDRVDLYTKAGLMVRESLAANSRNVMALMFPTNEARNNNTGGYEFQYRDTTGGGSAAIYPATPQPQVRYPNAWLRLKRQGDVFTAWHAKDGKNWTLYATHTLALPGTVYFGMAVTGHSNAATSTARFHFNINRTQPWYFPGRQDCLACHTQVSGGVLGMNTPQSNSNYHYLASGITDNQLRAMNHAGYFTTPLVEGDIPNYDKFAALSDNTASAEQRMRGYLDSNCSHCHRPGGVHAFWDARYETPLGSASIVNGIVQQNLGVNNAKVIAPQSVERSIMYLRMATATEHFKMPPLAKNVVDQDAIAMLEQWIAEVSQPPADPLPSPWLHADVGSVGFAGDATYATLNDTFIMSGSGDDIWNNADAFHFAYQTLNGDGEIIARVQSITPTDPYTKAGVMIRDSLGAGAKNALMLLTSGQGSQLQYRTATDGATAHTDGPNEFAPYFVRIRRQGDVITGFIAASNGAWQQVGSIVLPMNQSIYIGLALSAHNNAQTATALFDNVSVLANGLPLELHVNFQTASAPVPEGYIADTGSIYGLRDNGFSYGWDVDNTAFARDRNNAASPDQRYDTLNHMKHTDAPAPRSWQIELPNGTYSVHLVAGDPTTTDSNHVVTAEGNVILTGTPSTTSRYIEATSTVTISDGTLSLAQGAGGTNTKLCYIDITGVQGAVSVAMTAPLHQSTNYLNSTVEFTATAFTTNGGATITKVEFFDGFTEVGEDFTEPFAFTWNSVPTGVHQVMAKATDSTGAVGFSSFNQITVSPDGPLGLSAEYWPNLAMSGTPVTRNDANIQFDWAGGAPMTGIPNDLFSARWRGRIKPQYSEVYTFKTATDDGTRLWINGQLVIDRWVNQGANPAYTGTITLTAGQVYDIEMNYFEGFGAAVARLSWSSASQPEELVPGDRLFNPTAGANHRPRQPDIIIPANDGELVDPITMVMQTAAFQDVDAAQTHAATDWEIWSTTGTIERVWSALNQTGGALLYRQLPGGTFEGVLTGQTQLANDTTYQLRVRHRDSSADAATEWSPQAVRSFTTTPPDDPRGVLGEYYPNNATFRLTGTPLSRTDTNIDFNYGGGEPFSGVGADNFCVRWRARVKPQFTETYTFTSETDDGARLWVNGQLLIDKWQFQGPTRHSGTITLIAGQYYDLEMQYFEGAFGAMAKLMWSSASQAEQVVPALRLYAIAPGANHRPRVPALITPSTNGAPQSSSAVPMLGGAFEDEDAGHTHAGTDWEIWTDEDSSVRAWSALNRSGAQLTNVTLSAGTFENSHSGRTTLINDTKYRIRIRHKDSSADANSEWSAWSDWKYFVASPMDAAHGLAAEYYSNTQTFQGTTPFTRTDYDINFSWGGGSPDGAISTDNFCARWRGRVKPEFTETYTFKTDSDDGTRVFVNGQLIIDNFGAFTGQTTGTITLNAGQFYDIEVHFLELGGDAVAKLLWSSASRVEQLIPASRLYAPLLGSNRRPRTPDITLPTGAGLVSPATLALQTGAFVDLDSAQTHAATDWEIWTTTGTIERVWSALNRTGAQRLDLTLADGAFENSHAARTTLLGSTAYQLRARHQDSSGTTTSERSAPTHHAFATSIVPYDTWFTSQFTPAEQANPALSGETADFDGDGLPNLLEYALGTAPKGTNTSPTLLNQVTPTQMILNYQTYTGALDVQFIVESSTDLQGNTWSTTGITTAVDGAANGQLQPMRATITLTPGEPRRFVRVRVVRP; encoded by the coding sequence GTGATTTTGTATTTCTTGAAATGGCTCCGGCTGCTCGTGCCCGCCATTCTTCTGACTGGCACCTCCTTTGCTCAATACGGCATCCCTTCGCGTCCGTCGTTCACGGCGTTCAACAACGGCGCGCTGCCCACCAATGCGCCGACCTTCTCCGGTAACTGGTCCGTCACGCCGGCGTTTCCAAATGTGACGCTCTACAACGCCCTCGGCGTTTGCGAACTGCCGGGGCAAGCGTCCAATCAACGCCGCCTCGTCGCGTGGGAGCGTGAGGGGAAGATCTATTCGTTCCCGAAGGATGCGGCGGCCACCAACGCGCAGAAGGTGCTGATGCTCGACATCTCGAATCAATGCCAGGGCTGGGACGATTCCGGGCTGATGAACATCGCGTTTCATCCGAACTTCGGCTCGGAGCCCTCGAACAACCGCTACGTCTTCCTTTACTACACCTGGGTCACGCCGGGCACCGTCACCGGCAGTCCCACGACACGCCCGAACACCTTCAAACCCTGCCGCGACCGCCTCGCGCGCTTCACGGTGAATGTGGATGGCACGATTGATCCAGCGAGCGAAACGATCCTCATCGACCAGGTGGCCGGCAGTGTGTGGCACAACGGCAGCGGCCTGTTTTTCCACCCGGACAACGGTTTCCTCTACCTCACGAATGGCGACGACGCGCAATCGACGCTGAACACGCAGCGCATCGACCGCGGTCTGTTCAGCGGCGTGCTGCGCATTGATGTGGATCAGCGCGGCGGTGCCATCAGCAAGCCGATCACCCGCACACCGCAGCCGGCGGGCACGGTGACGCAGAACTACTACATCCCGCTCGACAACCCGTTCGTCGGGCAAGCCAATGCGCTCGAAGAATTCTTCTGCATCGGACTGCGCAGTCCGCACCGCATGACGATCGACCCCGTCTCCAAGCGCATCTTCATCGGTGACGTGGGTTTGGGCAACTGGGAGGAGATTGATGTCATTGAGCCGAACGAATCCGCGCTGAATTTCCAGTGGGACAAGATCGAAGGCCTGCAGGGCGATCTCACGCAGCCCTACATCGGCACCAACAAGCGGCCCATCATCCACTACTCGCACGCGGAAGGCGGTGCGGTCATCGGCGGCAATGTGTATCGCGGCAGCGAGTTCGCCAGCGACCTCGGCGGCAAGTATATCTTCGCCGACAACGTCAGCGGCTCGATCTGGTATCTCGATGAAAGCACCATGCCGCCCGGCAAGGTCGGTTTGACCACGTTTCCGAACGGCGTCGGCCCGGTCTCCGGCGGCAACTACGTCGGCGTCTCCAGCTTCGGCGTGGATGCGGATGGCGAGCTGTACATGACGCAGATGTCCAGCGACGTGAACAGCGGCCGCATCTACAAACTCCAGCGCACCGGCGCACCGCCGCCGTCGCTGCCGCAGACGCTTTCCGCGACCGGCTTGCTCTCGCCAGCGAGTTTCGGCAACAACAACCCGCTCCAGCCCGTCACCGGCTACAACGAGTTCAAAACGGTGAATCCGTTGTGGAGCGACCGCGCTTACAAGTACCGCTGGTTCGGCATTCCCACCGGGCAGACGATCAATTTCACGCCCGCAGGCGAGTGGAGCTTCCCGGAAGGCTCGGTGTTCATCAAACACTTCGATCTGCCGACCAATGACAACGACCCTGCCGTCGCACAACGCCTCGAAACACGCGTCCTCGTGCGTGACAACGCCGGTTACGTCTATGGCATGACCTACAAGTGGCGGCCGGACAATTCCGACGCGGATTTGATCACCAGCGGCATCACGGAGGACATTCCGATCATCGGCAGCGTCGATCTCGGCACGCTGAGCAGCACGGACATCGGCAGTCCCGGCGTGGCGGGCAGTACCACGCCGTTCAATGGCGGTTACGCTGTCTCCGGTGGCGGCGCGGACATCTTTGGCGTCAGCGACCAGTTTCGCTTCGTGCATTCGCAAAAGACCGGCGACTTCGACATCGCCACGCGCATGGAATCGCTCGACCGCGTTGATCTTTATACCAAGGCCGGCCTCATGGTGCGCGAATCCCTCGCCGCGAACTCACGCAATGTCATGGCGCTGATGTTCCCCACCAATGAAGCGCGCAACAACAACACCGGTGGCTACGAGTTCCAGTATCGTGACACGACCGGCGGTGGCTCTGCGGCGATCTATCCCGCCACACCGCAGCCGCAAGTGCGCTACCCGAATGCGTGGCTGCGCCTGAAGCGTCAGGGCGATGTCTTCACCGCCTGGCATGCGAAAGACGGCAAGAACTGGACGCTCTACGCCACGCACACGCTGGCACTGCCGGGCACGGTTTACTTCGGCATGGCCGTCACCGGTCACAGCAACGCCGCCACCTCGACCGCGCGCTTCCACTTCAACATCAACCGCACGCAGCCGTGGTATTTCCCGGGCCGCCAGGACTGTCTCGCCTGCCACACGCAGGTTTCAGGCGGCGTGCTGGGCATGAACACCCCTCAATCCAACAGCAACTACCACTACCTCGCCAGCGGCATCACGGACAACCAGCTCCGGGCCATGAACCACGCCGGTTACTTCACCACGCCGCTCGTGGAAGGCGACATCCCGAACTACGACAAGTTCGCCGCGCTCTCCGACAACACCGCTTCGGCCGAGCAGCGCATGCGCGGCTACCTCGACTCCAACTGCTCGCACTGCCATCGCCCCGGCGGCGTGCATGCGTTCTGGGATGCGCGCTACGAAACGCCGCTCGGCTCCGCCAGCATCGTGAACGGCATCGTGCAGCAAAATCTCGGCGTGAACAACGCCAAGGTCATCGCGCCGCAGAGCGTGGAGCGTTCGATCATGTACCTGCGCATGGCCACCGCCACCGAGCACTTCAAAATGCCGCCGCTGGCCAAAAATGTCGTCGATCAAGACGCCATCGCCATGCTGGAGCAGTGGATCGCCGAAGTTTCGCAGCCGCCGGCCGATCCGCTGCCGTCGCCGTGGCTTCACGCCGATGTCGGCAGTGTTGGCTTCGCCGGTGATGCCACTTACGCGACGCTGAACGACACCTTCATCATGTCCGGCAGCGGTGATGACATCTGGAACAACGCCGACGCCTTCCACTTCGCGTATCAAACGCTCAACGGCGACGGCGAGATCATCGCGCGTGTGCAATCCATCACGCCGACCGATCCTTACACGAAGGCAGGTGTGATGATTCGCGACAGCCTCGGTGCCGGTGCCAAAAACGCGCTCATGCTGCTCACCAGCGGCCAGGGTTCGCAGTTGCAATACCGCACCGCCACCGATGGCGCGACCGCGCACACGGACGGGCCGAACGAGTTCGCGCCCTACTTCGTGCGCATCCGTCGTCAGGGTGATGTGATCACCGGCTTCATCGCCGCGAGCAATGGCGCGTGGCAGCAGGTCGGTTCCATCGTGCTGCCGATGAATCAGAGCATCTACATCGGCCTCGCCCTTTCAGCGCACAACAATGCGCAGACCGCCACCGCCTTGTTCGACAACGTCAGCGTGCTCGCCAACGGCCTGCCCCTCGAATTGCATGTGAACTTCCAAACCGCCTCCGCACCGGTGCCGGAAGGTTACATCGCCGACACCGGCTCGATTTACGGCCTGCGCGACAACGGCTTCAGCTACGGCTGGGATGTCGATAACACCGCCTTCGCCCGCGACCGCAACAACGCCGCCTCTCCCGATCAGCGCTACGACACACTCAATCACATGAAGCACACGGATGCGCCCGCGCCGCGTTCGTGGCAGATCGAGCTGCCCAACGGCACTTACAGCGTCCATCTCGTCGCCGGTGATCCGACCACGACTGACAGCAACCATGTCGTCACCGCCGAAGGCAATGTGATCCTCACCGGCACGCCGAGCACCACCAGCCGCTACATCGAAGCCACCAGCACTGTCACCATCAGCGATGGCACACTGTCACTCGCGCAAGGCGCGGGCGGAACCAACACGAAGCTCTGCTACATCGACATCACTGGCGTGCAGGGTGCGGTGAGCGTTGCCATGACCGCGCCGCTGCATCAATCGACGAACTACCTCAACAGCACCGTTGAATTCACCGCCACTGCCTTCACGACGAACGGCGGAGCGACGATCACCAAGGTCGAGTTCTTCGATGGCTTCACCGAAGTGGGCGAAGATTTCACCGAGCCGTTTGCCTTCACCTGGAACAGCGTGCCTACCGGCGTGCATCAGGTCATGGCCAAGGCCACCGACAGCACGGGCGCGGTCGGTTTCAGCTCCTTCAATCAAATCACCGTCAGTCCTGATGGTCCGCTGGGCCTCAGCGCCGAATACTGGCCGAATCTGGCGATGAGCGGCACGCCGGTGACACGCAACGACGCCAACATCCAGTTCGACTGGGCTGGCGGCGCTCCCATGACCGGTATTCCGAATGATTTGTTCAGCGCCCGCTGGCGCGGACGCATCAAGCCGCAGTACAGCGAAGTTTACACCTTCAAGACGGCCACCGATGACGGTACACGCCTGTGGATCAACGGCCAGCTCGTCATCGACCGCTGGGTCAATCAAGGCGCCAATCCCGCCTACACCGGCACCATCACGCTGACCGCCGGACAGGTTTATGACATCGAGATGAACTACTTTGAGGGCTTTGGTGCCGCCGTGGCACGCCTGTCGTGGTCCAGCGCCAGTCAGCCGGAGGAACTCGTGCCTGGTGATCGCCTGTTCAATCCCACCGCCGGTGCCAATCATCGCCCGCGCCAGCCGGACATCATTATTCCCGCCAATGATGGCGAACTCGTCGATCCGATCACGATGGTGATGCAAACCGCCGCCTTCCAGGATGTGGATGCCGCGCAGACACATGCCGCCACCGATTGGGAAATCTGGAGCACCACCGGCACCATCGAGCGTGTGTGGAGTGCGCTGAATCAAACCGGCGGCGCCTTGCTTTATCGTCAGCTCCCCGGCGGCACCTTTGAAGGCGTGCTCACCGGCCAGACGCAGCTCGCCAATGACACGACCTATCAGCTCCGCGTGCGTCATCGGGACAGCAGCGCCGATGCCGCCACGGAATGGAGCCCGCAGGCCGTGCGCAGCTTCACCACCACACCGCCGGATGATCCGCGCGGCGTTCTCGGCGAGTATTATCCGAACAACGCCACCTTCCGCCTCACCGGCACGCCGCTCTCACGCACGGACACGAACATCGACTTCAACTACGGCGGCGGCGAGCCGTTCAGCGGCGTGGGCGCGGACAATTTCTGCGTGCGCTGGCGTGCGCGCGTGAAACCGCAGTTCACCGAGACCTACACCTTCACCAGCGAGACCGACGATGGCGCACGTTTGTGGGTGAACGGCCAGCTTCTCATCGACAAATGGCAGTTCCAAGGCCCCACCCGTCACAGCGGCACCATCACCTTGATCGCCGGTCAGTATTACGATCTCGAAATGCAGTACTTTGAAGGAGCCTTCGGCGCTATGGCGAAGCTCATGTGGTCCAGCGCCAGCCAGGCCGAGCAGGTCGTTCCCGCGCTGCGCCTGTATGCCATCGCACCCGGAGCCAATCACCGTCCGCGTGTGCCCGCGCTCATCACGCCTTCCACCAACGGCGCACCGCAGAGCAGTTCCGCCGTGCCGATGCTCGGCGGTGCCTTTGAAGACGAAGACGCCGGTCACACGCATGCCGGCACCGATTGGGAAATCTGGACGGATGAAGACAGCTCCGTGCGCGCCTGGAGCGCGCTGAATCGCAGCGGTGCTCAGCTCACCAACGTCACGCTCAGCGCCGGCACCTTTGAAAACAGCCACTCCGGCCGCACCACGCTCATCAACGACACCAAGTACCGCATCCGCATCCGCCACAAGGACAGCAGCGCCGATGCAAACAGCGAGTGGAGCGCGTGGAGCGACTGGAAATACTTCGTCGCCAGCCCGATGGACGCCGCGCACGGCCTCGCGGCAGAGTATTACTCGAACACGCAGACCTTCCAGGGCACCACGCCCTTCACGCGCACCGACTACGACATCAATTTCTCCTGGGGCGGCGGCAGCCCCGATGGCGCGATCAGCACCGACAACTTCTGCGCGCGCTGGCGTGGCCGCGTGAAACCTGAGTTCACCGAGACCTACACCTTCAAGACCGACAGCGATGACGGCACGCGCGTGTTCGTCAACGGCCAGCTCATCATCGACAACTTCGGTGCCTTCACCGGCCAGACCACCGGCACCATCACCCTCAACGCCGGTCAGTTCTACGACATCGAAGTCCACTTCCTCGAACTCGGCGGCGATGCTGTCGCGAAACTGCTCTGGAGCAGCGCCAGCCGCGTTGAGCAGCTCATTCCCGCCTCCCGGCTCTATGCGCCGCTGCTTGGCTCGAATCGCCGCCCGCGCACGCCGGACATCACGCTGCCCACCGGTGCCGGACTCGTCAGCCCCGCCACTTTGGCGCTGCAAACCGGTGCCTTTGTCGATCTCGACTCCGCACAAACGCATGCCGCCACCGATTGGGAAATCTGGACCACCACCGGCACCATCGAGCGTGTGTGGAGCGCGCTCAATCGCACCGGCGCGCAACGTCTCGACCTCACGCTCGCTGACGGAGCTTTTGAAAACAGCCACGCGGCCCGCACCACGCTCCTCGGCAGCACCGCTTATCAGCTCCGTGCCCGCCACCAGGACAGCAGCGGCACCACGACCAGCGAACGATCCGCGCCCACGCACCACGCCTTCGCCACCAGCATCGTGCCGTACGACACCTGGTTCACCAGCCAGTTCACCCCTGCCGAGCAGGCCAATCCCGCCCTCAGCGGCGAAACTGCCGACTTCGACGGCGATGGTCTGCCCAACCTGCTCGAATACGCCCTCGGCACCGCACCCAAGGGCACCAACACCAGCCCCACTCTCTTGAATCAAGTCACCCCCACGCAAATGATCCTCAACTATCAGACCTACACCGGCGCCCTGGATGTTCAGTTCATCGTCGAATCCAGCACCGACCTGCAAGGCAACACCTGGAGCACCACCGGCATCACCACTGCTGTCGATGGGGCCGCCAACGGCCAGCTCCAGCCCATGCGCGCCACCATCACGCTCACACCGGGCGAACCGCGCCGCTTCGTACGTGTTCGCGTCGTGCGGCCATGA
- a CDS encoding sensor histidine kinase, producing the protein MFNGLRLSLALAFAGLPFVMAAEPLATVGEVRRLAPETAERRPPVRVEAVVTCYHKDWGVLFVHDGKDGICVGIAEQDRPAQPYAPGMRLSIEGVAGPGEFLPVILPSRIDVSGSGALPEFEKVTAERLFLPGLDCHPVEVAAVVKGTWFGDQSLVVELQIQGWSVKAVLPQHQPQSQLPWQLVERRVRVRGIAGTHFNDQRQMSGRLLFVQGLESFVLDEAAESVAEAPLMPVDGLLRVDSPLRQRVRVRGVVTHGVAGRGLYLRGEGGGLFVQTAQPVSIQTGDEVEAEGYAAVTAFRPSLSAINVTKTGTAAALPEPVIFHAANTRHSREQCELVTLEANYLETMHGREGISLMCSADGQVFEALLAATDPLAEALLPGMKLRLTGICEFSSTRPLVIPRNATGFRIQLRSPADVVVLARPPWWDGRRALWALGILAVVALVIGAWAVVLQMLVRKQSSVIRQQAQQQATLEERQRIARDLHDTLEQELVGVTMLLDSTAMKLNGSHPQASEPLGLARRLLRRVREESRSTIREMRSVTLEQRGLHAALDELLRPLATVSGAAFNVEVVGQPVRLSGTLETHLLRLAQEAVANAAHHAAAQKIDLRLEYADGQVHLAVRDDGRGFEPSSAAAAAGHFGLSGMRERAEKIAGQLRIVSQPGAGTTVSVQAPVVAFQSSSPA; encoded by the coding sequence ATGTTCAACGGGCTGAGACTCTCTCTGGCGCTGGCGTTTGCAGGCCTGCCCTTCGTCATGGCCGCGGAGCCGCTGGCAACCGTGGGGGAGGTGCGCAGGCTGGCGCCGGAAACGGCGGAGCGCAGACCACCCGTGCGCGTGGAAGCAGTGGTGACCTGCTACCACAAGGACTGGGGCGTGCTCTTCGTACACGACGGTAAAGATGGCATCTGCGTCGGCATCGCCGAGCAGGACCGCCCGGCGCAGCCGTATGCACCCGGCATGCGGCTGAGTATTGAGGGAGTCGCCGGGCCGGGTGAATTCCTGCCGGTGATCCTGCCGTCACGGATCGACGTGAGCGGCAGCGGTGCGTTGCCGGAGTTTGAAAAGGTGACTGCGGAGAGGCTTTTCCTGCCCGGGCTGGACTGCCATCCGGTGGAGGTGGCGGCGGTCGTAAAGGGCACTTGGTTTGGCGATCAAAGCCTGGTGGTGGAGCTGCAGATCCAGGGCTGGTCGGTCAAAGCGGTGCTGCCACAGCATCAACCGCAGTCGCAACTGCCCTGGCAGCTCGTGGAACGCCGGGTGCGGGTGCGCGGCATCGCGGGCACGCATTTCAACGACCAGCGGCAGATGTCCGGGCGCCTGCTGTTCGTGCAGGGGCTCGAATCCTTTGTGCTCGATGAAGCGGCAGAGTCGGTGGCGGAAGCACCGCTGATGCCGGTGGACGGGCTGTTGCGCGTGGATTCGCCGCTGCGCCAGCGGGTGCGGGTGCGAGGCGTCGTCACGCATGGCGTGGCCGGACGCGGCCTGTACCTGCGAGGCGAAGGCGGCGGTTTGTTTGTGCAGACGGCGCAGCCGGTCTCCATTCAGACCGGGGATGAAGTGGAGGCGGAGGGCTATGCCGCCGTCACGGCATTTCGACCGAGCCTGAGTGCGATCAATGTGACAAAGACCGGCACGGCGGCGGCCTTGCCCGAACCGGTGATTTTTCATGCGGCGAACACCCGCCATAGCCGCGAGCAGTGTGAACTGGTGACGCTGGAGGCGAACTACTTGGAAACGATGCATGGCCGTGAAGGCATCAGCCTGATGTGCAGTGCGGACGGGCAGGTGTTTGAAGCGCTGCTGGCGGCGACAGACCCGCTGGCGGAGGCACTGCTGCCCGGCATGAAACTGCGACTCACGGGCATTTGTGAATTCAGCTCCACACGCCCGCTGGTCATTCCCCGCAACGCCACCGGCTTCCGCATCCAGCTTCGTTCGCCGGCGGATGTGGTGGTTCTTGCCCGGCCGCCGTGGTGGGATGGGCGCCGTGCGTTGTGGGCGCTCGGGATTCTGGCCGTCGTGGCGTTGGTGATCGGTGCCTGGGCGGTGGTGTTGCAGATGCTGGTGCGCAAGCAATCCTCCGTGATCCGGCAGCAGGCCCAGCAGCAGGCCACGCTGGAGGAGCGCCAGCGCATCGCCCGTGATCTGCATGACACGCTGGAGCAGGAACTCGTGGGCGTGACGATGCTGCTGGACAGCACCGCGATGAAGCTCAACGGCAGCCATCCGCAGGCCAGCGAACCGCTCGGGCTCGCCCGCCGGCTGCTGCGGCGTGTGCGTGAGGAATCACGCAGCACGATTCGTGAAATGCGCAGCGTGACGCTGGAGCAGCGCGGCTTGCACGCCGCCCTCGATGAACTGCTGCGCCCGCTGGCGACGGTGAGCGGCGCTGCCTTCAACGTCGAAGTCGTCGGCCAGCCGGTCCGGCTTTCGGGAACGCTGGAAACGCATCTTCTCCGCCTGGCCCAGGAGGCCGTGGCGAACGCCGCACATCATGCGGCGGCCCAAAAAATCGACCTCCGGCTCGAATACGCCGACGGGCAGGTGCATTTGGCGGTGCGGGATGATGGCAGGGGGTTTGAACCGTCCAGCGCCGCGGCGGCGGCCGGGCACTTCGGCCTCAGCGGCATGCGGGAACGTGCGGAAAAAATCGCCGGGCAGTTGCGCATCGTCAGCCAGCCCGGCGCAGGCACCACCGTTTCAGTTCAGGCCCCCGTCGTGGCCTTCCAGTCCTCCTCCCCGGCATGA
- a CDS encoding response regulator transcription factor, translated as MSASPPIRVLIVDDHFATRLGLAVPINSEAGMTVVAEASTGARAIELYREHRPDVLLMDYRLPDQTGVTTLEALRVEFPHIRALILSVFDGEEDIYRAVQAGARGYLTKAAECEEVLRAIRCIAAGETYFPAEIAAKLHAREQRKPLTPRELEILKLLVKGHSTKEIVDLLHMSMGTIRLHISLILEKLEAFDRTRAVAIAIERGIVHVGE; from the coding sequence ATGAGCGCAAGCCCTCCCATCCGTGTTCTCATTGTGGACGACCATTTCGCCACCCGGCTCGGTCTGGCGGTGCCGATCAACAGCGAAGCAGGCATGACCGTCGTCGCCGAGGCCAGCACCGGGGCGCGAGCCATCGAACTCTACCGCGAGCACCGCCCGGATGTGCTGCTCATGGACTACCGGCTGCCCGATCAGACCGGGGTGACGACGCTGGAGGCCCTGCGTGTCGAGTTTCCGCACATCCGGGCCTTGATCCTGTCCGTGTTCGACGGTGAGGAGGACATTTACCGCGCCGTGCAGGCCGGGGCCAGAGGCTACCTCACCAAAGCCGCCGAATGCGAGGAGGTGCTGCGCGCCATCCGCTGCATCGCCGCTGGAGAAACGTATTTCCCCGCCGAGATCGCCGCCAAACTGCATGCGCGTGAGCAGCGCAAGCCGCTGACGCCGCGTGAGCTGGAAATCCTCAAACTGCTCGTCAAAGGCCACTCCACCAAGGAGATCGTCGATCTGCTCCACATGAGCATGGGCACCATCCGCCTGCACATCAGCCTCATTTTGGAGAAGCTGGAGGCCTTCGACCGCACCCGCGCCGTCGCCATCGCCATCGAGCGCGGCATCGTCCACGTTGGGGAATAG